The following are from one region of the Qipengyuania flava genome:
- a CDS encoding response regulator gives MSLKGLRVLIAEDEALVLMNLEMMVEDAGGEVVGLARTCAHALELAETEAIDVAILDVNLADREVYDAADLLAERQIPFAFYSGRAKRETLDTRFPKAGYLSKPSSDDEIIRTLSRLKETQGA, from the coding sequence TTGTCGCTCAAAGGTTTGCGGGTCCTGATCGCCGAAGATGAGGCGCTGGTCCTGATGAATTTGGAGATGATGGTCGAAGACGCCGGCGGCGAGGTCGTCGGGCTGGCGCGCACTTGCGCGCACGCGCTCGAGCTTGCCGAGACCGAGGCGATCGACGTGGCCATCCTCGATGTGAACCTGGCCGACCGCGAAGTGTACGACGCCGCCGACCTGCTCGCAGAACGCCAGATCCCGTTCGCTTTCTATTCGGGCCGCGCCAAGCGCGAAACGCTCGACACGCGCTTCCCAAAAGCCGGTTATCTTTCCAAACCGTCTTCCGATGACGAGATCATCCGCACGCTGAGCCGGTTGAAAGAGACCCAGGGGGCCTGA